One window from the genome of bacterium encodes:
- a CDS encoding glycosyltransferase family 39 protein, whose translation MRYKLILIFILFLASILRFYGIKEKGLVQHDEGSYLQGVKTITITLDWAIKNLFAIKQPQLKDLFYEKDGGYYPSSAKPGFYSLMALPSLFVGIHDYAAIIVSGICDVLTTLVVFFIGKELWNPFFGLLSCFIYSILGLSILYSRSALPVSPATLFMILGCLFWLYSMRKPTKRNIYLIISGFSIGYGVTCHYSYFFVPLIFLFLEFIYLIKSRLKFRKLLIFGFSMTIPLLIFQAISLLAKYIIYARGFEKYISVLGSRFTYFGQLLIQTNLGEAHSPSEIFSLFLKRVIRRLTRYHIKFEDTFSQPMGPSGVPPELEGSGLFYYINLLVAHDGWLFVFLLVLGIIAFLINIKRLSFKELSIFLLFFIPTFFWAVICPIKYARVFSVTYPFIVLIISFGLGKLFYKKKALLFLSIILIVGNAIFYIPKTMRMRSGYKSAIEWMKAHKGVKHISLTPVSDFYGGSKNARFLNSIDEAKIAYSEGFHYLLLDRNKYHFSENILIKASNTIKPVVLIPHSNDCFAYEEGFSPAIIKRILKEPRVLKIYDLGEILKSIE comes from the coding sequence ATGAGGTATAAATTAATTTTAATTTTTATCCTTTTTCTTGCTTCAATATTAAGATTTTATGGAATCAAAGAAAAAGGTCTTGTTCAACATGACGAAGGTAGTTATTTACAAGGAGTAAAAACCATTACAATAACATTAGATTGGGCAATAAAAAATCTATTTGCTATTAAGCAACCCCAATTAAAAGATTTATTTTATGAGAAGGATGGAGGGTATTATCCAAGTAGTGCCAAGCCAGGCTTTTACTCTTTAATGGCCCTTCCTTCATTATTTGTAGGTATCCATGATTATGCAGCTATAATAGTCTCTGGAATTTGTGATGTATTAACCACACTTGTTGTATTTTTTATTGGTAAGGAATTATGGAATCCATTCTTTGGGCTTTTATCTTGTTTCATTTATAGCATTCTAGGCCTTTCCATTTTATATTCCCGTTCTGCTCTTCCCGTAAGCCCTGCAACTTTATTTATGATATTAGGATGTCTTTTTTGGCTTTATTCTATGAGAAAGCCAACGAAAAGAAATATCTATCTAATTATATCTGGTTTTAGCATAGGATATGGGGTTACTTGCCACTATTCCTATTTCTTCGTTCCGTTAATATTTCTATTTCTTGAGTTTATATATTTAATTAAATCAAGGCTTAAATTTAGAAAATTGCTTATATTTGGCTTTTCTATGACTATCCCATTATTGATATTTCAGGCAATCTCTTTATTAGCCAAATACATTATCTACGCAAGAGGCTTTGAAAAATACATTTCTGTTCTTGGCTCTCGTTTTACCTATTTTGGGCAACTTCTTATTCAAACAAATCTTGGTGAAGCACATTCTCCTTCTGAAATCTTTTCTTTATTCTTAAAGAGGGTTATTAGGAGATTGACCCGCTACCACATTAAATTTGAAGATACTTTTTCCCAACCTATGGGTCCAAGCGGAGTTCCTCCCGAGCTTGAGGGAAGTGGTCTTTTCTATTATATAAACCTTTTGGTTGCACATGATGGCTGGCTTTTTGTCTTTCTTCTTGTGCTTGGGATTATAGCCTTTCTTATTAATATAAAAAGGCTATCCTTTAAAGAATTAAGCATCTTCCTTCTCTTTTTTATTCCAACATTCTTTTGGGCAGTTATCTGTCCTATTAAATATGCAAGGGTATTCTCTGTTACATATCCATTCATTGTTTTAATAATATCTTTTGGTTTGGGAAAGCTTTTTTATAAAAAGAAAGCCCTGCTTTTTTTAAGCATTATTCTTATTGTTGGAAATGCCATTTTTTATATTCCAAAGACAATGAGGATGAGGTCTGGATACAAAAGTGCAATAGAATGGATGAAGGCACATAAAGGAGTAAAACATATAAGCTTAACCCCTGTATCTGATTTTTATGGAGGAAGTAAAAATGCAAGATTTTTAAATTCTATTGATGAAGCAAAAATTGCTTATAGCGAAGGATTTCATTATCTATTATTAGACAGGAATAAATATCATTTTTCAGAGAATATCCTTATAAAGGCATCCAATACGATTAAACCTGTGGTTTTAATACCCCATTCTAATGATTGTTTTGCTTATGAAGAGGGTTTTTCACCAGCAATTATAAAAAGGATATTGAAAGAGCCGCGTGTATTAAAGATTTATGATTTAGGTGAGATACTAAAAAGCATAGAGTGA
- a CDS encoding class I SAM-dependent methyltransferase: MKIQIPSKENIKATNEEDPLKYYYLPVIKWFYLNRLEMVLNLIGKERKQRVLEIGYGSGILFPELKKRFEEIYGIDIHNKTDLVYNMLKKEGIESSLKVGNILDLPYPDNNFDCIVCISVLEHILDLDKATQEIKRVLTPGGKAIIGFPNVNKAMNFLFKIIGFEGIEKHHVSSPFEIISSMEKKFIFEGKKSFWSLYFAYKYKKDEV, from the coding sequence ATGAAAATTCAAATTCCTTCAAAAGAAAATATTAAGGCTACAAATGAAGAAGATCCTTTAAAATATTACTATCTTCCGGTTATAAAGTGGTTCTATTTAAATCGCTTAGAAATGGTTTTAAACTTAATAGGAAAAGAAAGGAAACAAAGGGTTCTTGAGATTGGCTATGGAAGTGGAATTTTGTTTCCTGAACTAAAGAAGAGATTTGAAGAAATTTATGGTATTGATATTCATAATAAAACCGATTTGGTTTATAATATGCTAAAAAAAGAAGGGATTGAATCTTCTCTAAAAGTAGGGAATATCCTAGATTTACCCTATCCCGATAATAACTTTGATTGTATAGTTTGTATAAGTGTGCTTGAGCATATTCTGGATTTAGACAAGGCTACACAAGAGATAAAAAGGGTTCTTACCCCAGGAGGAAAGGCAATTATTGGATTTCCAAATGTAAATAAAGCTATGAATTTTTTATTTAAGATAATTGGCTTTGAGGGCATTGAAAAACATCATGTCTCAAGCCCATTTGAAATTATATCCTCTATGGAAAAAAAGTTTATTTTTGAAGGCAAAAAAAGCTTTTGGTCTTTATATTTTGCATACAAATATAAAAAAGATGAGGTATAA
- a CDS encoding glycosyltransferase: MEKKDRIKYFDKIAPERDRWKRKNRYYYQELEKLIGFIVSKDSSFLEIGCGTGDFIGHVKPKRGVGIDFSPEMIKQAQEKYPEYEFLVDDAENLYINEKFDYVIMSDLIGYLDDVWQAFRELQKVSKDETRIIITYYNYLWEPILKIGEILGLKMKGYHQNWLCLDDIENLLNLNGYEVIRKGYRLLFPKYIPFISFFLNKCLAYLPLIKNLCLIQYVVAKENNARIIQKDYTCSVIIPTKNEAGNIEGAIKRTPNMGKETELIFVDGHSRDGTIEKIEEMIKLYPEKNIKLIFQDNVGKKDAVMKGLDSASGDILFILDSDLTVPPEDLSKFYLAIANGRGEFINGSRLVYPLEKDSMRFLNKIANKIFALMFLWIFEQRITDTLCGTKVFFKKDYERIKENKKFFGDFDPFGDFELLFGACKLNLKIVEVPIRYKPRTYGEIKISRFKHGILLLRMAIIGALKLKFN; encoded by the coding sequence ATGGAGAAAAAAGATAGGATAAAATACTTTGATAAAATTGCACCAGAAAGGGATAGGTGGAAAAGAAAAAATAGGTATTATTATCAAGAGCTGGAAAAACTTATTGGATTTATTGTCTCAAAGGATTCCTCATTTTTAGAGATAGGCTGCGGAACCGGAGATTTTATCGGACATGTTAAACCAAAAAGGGGTGTTGGAATAGATTTTAGCCCTGAGATGATAAAACAAGCCCAAGAAAAATATCCAGAATATGAATTCCTTGTGGATGATGCAGAAAACTTGTATATAAATGAGAAATTTGACTATGTAATTATGTCTGATCTTATTGGCTATCTGGATGATGTCTGGCAGGCATTTAGGGAATTACAAAAGGTTAGTAAGGATGAGACAAGGATAATCATTACATATTATAATTATTTATGGGAGCCTATTCTAAAGATTGGTGAAATATTGGGTCTTAAGATGAAGGGATACCATCAAAATTGGCTTTGTTTAGATGATATAGAAAATCTTTTAAACTTAAATGGTTATGAGGTGATAAGAAAGGGATATAGACTCCTTTTTCCTAAATACATCCCTTTTATCTCCTTTTTTTTAAATAAATGCCTTGCTTATCTTCCTTTAATAAAAAACCTTTGTTTGATACAATATGTAGTAGCAAAAGAAAATAATGCAAGAATAATACAGAAAGATTATACATGTTCAGTAATCATTCCTACCAAGAATGAGGCGGGAAATATAGAGGGTGCGATAAAAAGGACACCCAATATGGGAAAAGAAACAGAGCTTATCTTTGTTGATGGCCATTCTCGTGATGGAACAATTGAGAAGATTGAAGAAATGATAAAGCTTTATCCAGAAAAGAATATTAAGCTTATTTTTCAAGATAATGTTGGTAAAAAAGATGCTGTAATGAAAGGATTAGATTCTGCATCCGGAGATATTTTGTTTATCCTGGATTCTGACCTTACAGTTCCTCCTGAAGACCTGTCAAAATTTTACCTTGCTATTGCTAACGGAAGGGGTGAATTTATCAATGGCTCAAGGCTGGTTTATCCATTAGAAAAGGATTCAATGAGGTTCTTGAATAAAATAGCCAACAAAATTTTTGCTTTAATGTTTTTATGGATCTTTGAACAAAGGATTACAGATACCTTATGTGGAACAAAGGTTTTTTTTAAGAAAGACTATGAAAGGATTAAAGAAAATAAAAAATTTTTTGGGGATTTTGACCCATTTGGAGACTTTGAGCTTCTCTTTGGAGCATGTAAATTGAACCTTAAGATTGTTGAGGTTCCAATAAGGTATAAACCAAGAACATATGGAGAGATAAAGATAAGTAGGTTTAAGCATGGCATTTTGCTTTTAAGGATGGCTATAATTGGTGCTTTAAAGTTAAAATTTAATTAG
- a CDS encoding GDP-L-fucose synthase: protein MNDFWKDKRVIVTGGAGFLGKYVVSNLKERGCQNIFIPRSKDYDLTREANVERLYKDFPADLVIHLAAIVGGIGGNRENPGLYFYNNLIMGAMMMEHARRNNVGKFVAIGTICAYPKFTPVPFKEEDLWNGYPEETNAPYGLAKKMMLVQSLGYRKQYGFNSIFLLPVNLYGEGDNFSPKSSHVIPALIKKCMDAIENKEDKIIVWGTGNPTREFLYVEDCANGILLASEHYNKSEPVNLGSGMEISIKDLVALIVRLTGFNGEIIWDRTKPDGQPKRRLDTTKAEKEFGFCAKMDFEEGLRKTIEWYREWRKKIG from the coding sequence AAAAGGGTTATCGTTACAGGTGGAGCTGGATTCTTGGGAAAATATGTGGTTTCTAATCTTAAAGAGAGGGGTTGTCAAAATATATTCATTCCAAGAAGCAAGGATTATGATTTAACAAGGGAGGCAAATGTAGAAAGGCTTTATAAGGATTTTCCTGCTGATTTAGTTATCCATCTAGCTGCAATTGTCGGTGGAATTGGAGGAAACAGGGAAAACCCTGGGTTATATTTTTATAATAACCTTATAATGGGTGCGATGATGATGGAGCATGCAAGGAGGAATAATGTAGGTAAATTTGTTGCAATTGGAACAATCTGTGCCTATCCAAAGTTCACGCCTGTGCCTTTCAAAGAAGAGGATTTATGGAATGGTTATCCTGAGGAGACAAATGCACCTTATGGATTAGCAAAGAAGATGATGCTTGTTCAATCTTTAGGCTATAGAAAACAATATGGTTTTAATTCAATATTTCTCCTTCCTGTAAATCTTTATGGCGAAGGGGATAACTTTTCTCCTAAATCTTCCCATGTTATCCCTGCATTGATAAAAAAGTGTATGGATGCAATAGAAAATAAAGAAGATAAAATTATTGTTTGGGGAACGGGAAATCCAACAAGGGAATTTTTGTATGTTGAGGATTGCGCAAATGGCATATTATTGGCTTCTGAACACTATAACAAGAGTGAGCCTGTGAACCTAGGCTCAGGGATGGAAATTTCTATTAAAGACCTGGTTGCTCTAATCGTAAGGCTTACAGGATTTAATGGTGAAATTATCTGGGATAGGACAAAGCCAGATGGTCAGCCTAAAAGGAGGCTTGATACAACAAAGGCAGAGAAGGAATTTGGGTTTTGTGCAAAGATGGATTTTGAGGAGGGGTTAAGAAAGACAATAGAATGGTATAGGGAATGGAGAAAAAAGATAGGATAA